CTGGCCGGCGCCGGCGGGTGCCAGATCCTCACGTACGACAGACCCTCCGACGAGCAGGACGCGACCGTCCGACAAGCGCACGGCGCTCGGATTGAGGCGCGCCGTGCGCAGGTCGCCGACTCGATTCCAGCGATTTCGCGAGGGGTCGAAAATCCAGGTGCTTCGATAGAGCTGGTGAAGCACCCCGTTGCCTCCCTGCCCCGCGGTTACGAGGACGGTCCCGTCGGCGAGGGGGACCGCAACGTCGGCGCCACGCGGCTCCGGGATGGGCGCCGCATCGGTCCATCGGCTCGAGGCCGGTTCGAAAACGACGGTCTGTTCCAATGGCTCCCCGGTCTGGGGATTGAATCCTCCGAGCACCACGACGCGACCGTTCGCTGTTGCCACGACGTGCGAGGATGACGTGGATACGGGCGGCGACGGCTGCCGGCTCCATGCGCCGGTCGTCGTCAATAGTGGCTGACACGCCGAAAGCGCCAGGCCAAGTGGCACCAACAGGAAGAGGCGCCTCATCATGGCTGGTCCGCTCTGCCGCGGAAGGCACGTCCGAGCAGCTCGAAGGCCAGGGCGGTCAGCACCAGGGCCAGCGCGGGTACCAGCGCCGGGACCAGTTGCTGCCGGATCGCGTAGATCCGCACATCGGAGAGCAACTGGCCAAGCTCGGGCTGGTTCGCGAGCCGATAGGCGATGGAACCCTCCTCAACGATGGCGGTGAAGCCGCCCAGGTAGTACTGGAGGAACCCGAGCTCGGCCAGTAGGACCAGAACGGCGCTCGCCTGGTAGGAGAGCTCGATGGTTAACGCCGGTCGCAGGTACGGCCAGACGTGCCGCCGAAAAAACCCGAAGCCCTGCGAACCGACCGCTTTCGCGCCAAGCGCGAAGGGTTGAAGCCTGACCCATTCCACGCGCCCGGCGACCACCTCCGCGATGTCCCGCCAGCCGACGATCGCGATCGCCACGACGAAGCCGAACAGGCGGGCGCGCCCCGGCCGCGCGATCGTGCTGGGGCCGCCGGTGAACGCCGTGATCACCAGCACCGCCAGCGCCAGGTACGGAAATCCCGCGATCCAGCCGCCGGCCGCGCGGGTGACCGTCCGAACCCAGCGCGCGCCCGCCGCGATCAGCACCCCGGCGATGATTCCCAGCAGCATCCGTGCCAGGAGCGCAATGCCGACCAGCTCGAGCGACGGCACGGCACCACGGGCGGTGACCGCGAGCAGGTCGCGTCCGCCAGCGTCCGAGCCCAGCACGAAGAAGTGGGGGACGAGATCGGGCGATGGATTGTCGACGGTGTAGAGCCGCATCGCGCTAAGCGGGGGGAACGGCGGAAGCGAAATCTGGCCCCCGCTGAATCCGCCGCCCCAGGTCTGCGTTGCCCAACGGTCGGGAATGCTCAATCCCAGAATCACGAGGACGGCCAGCCCGGCGATCAGCGCAACGGCGAACCCCGCGAGGAGAAGGGGCCGTCTCCTGCCCATCTCAGCTGCCCACTTCGGCCAGCCTGGGGTCCAGCCGCTGACCGAGCAGCCGAGAGACCGCTTCCAGGATGGCGAGCATGCTGGCCAGGACCACAGCGGACCCGATCGCGACCGCCGGATCCAGCTGTGGCGCCTGCTGCCCGTAGGCCACGCCGAGCGATGTCAGCAGCAGCCGACCAAGGCCGGGATAGGCGAAGAAGAACTCGACCAGTGGCAGCGACCCGACCATCAGGCGGACCGAGTTGATTGCCGTCAGCACCAGCCCGGCCGCCGCCGGCCGCACGATGTGGCGAACCACGACGCTGCGCCAGCCCAGGCCCTTCGCCAGCGCGGTCCGGACATAATCGGCGCGCGATTGGTCGGCGATCAGAATCCGGCTCTGCCGGAACGCATAGGCCGCGGGACGCACCGCGAGCACGGCGCTGCTCCAGATCAGCTGGGTCGGCGTCGCCGTTCCGAATGAGCCGGAAACGTTGACACCGCTGAGCCCGTAGATGGCCGACTGCAAGTCCTGGGCGAAGATCGCCAGCAGGAACGTCGGAATCACCCAGACCAGGCTCCCAACACCTAGCACCAGTTCCAGCCACGGCTGGCGTGCCCAGGCCGCGACGGCCGCGAGCGCCGTCCCGACGCAGGTTCCCAAAACGATCGATACCAGCACCAGCTCGACTGAGGCGACTGCCGCGCTCGACACCTGGGTCACAAGGTTCGCTTCGAAGGCCGAAGGCGTCGGCAGGCGAACGGCGAGCGCCTGCCCGCGCTCGACCAGCAGCCACGTCACCACCAGAATGCCGGTGACCTGGAGCCCGAGCGTCATCATGACCCGCCCGACCGGCGCGACCTGTGGGCGCCATACCGTGGCGAGTCCGAACGCCAGCGCGAGGGTCAAGCTGATCAGGCCGAGATTGACCCACAGCACCCGAGGCTATTCTCTATGTGCCGCGCCGCTCGCGGACCCGCAACCGGAGATAGCGGAAATAACTCCTCAGCGATCTCGACAGGGCATAGGCTGGCGCGGCCATGACGACAAACCACATGACGACGTTGAGCCACACGGGCGCCTGCCGGAAAGCAGAATAGAATCCACCTGCAATCAGGGCTCCGGCCAACATGGCGGCCACGAGCGCGAAGCCCCAGTTCAAGAACTGTGAAAAGGCTTCTTCAGAACTGACCGGCACGGTGCCGATGCCGAGGGCCCTGCGGAGGCTTTCTAGCACGCCGGCATCACCTCTCGCGCGAAGGTGCGCATCCCGGGCACGAAGTCTTCAACCGTCGCGCCGAAGTATGCGCAGACGTGTTCCGCGCCGGCCTTCTGGAAGGCTTTGATTTTCGCGAGGACAGTCTCAGGGTCGCCGGCGAGCGTCGTCCGCGCACCCAATTCGACTCGGCGGCCATTAGCGAAGCGTCGCACCTTCTCGGCCCGCAGCCCGAAGTCCTCTGGACTCAACCCCGTCGATTGCCACACATCCCCGAGCGTTCCGGCGCGCCGAAGAGCGGCGTCGGATGCGCCGCCGATCAGGATGGGAAGCCGTTCGCCTTGCGGCGGCGGCGGGCCGAAGTAGCCCTCATCGTACTGATAGAACTGCCCATCGAACGGTCCTTGCGCGCCGGACCAGAGATGCCGAAACAGGAGGATGGCCTCATCCAGTCGTTTGCCGCGCGTGGTCCACACGCCGCTCGCCCCAATGTTGCGAAATTCCGGCTCCGAGTAGCCGGCTCCGAGCCCGAGGGTGAAGCGCCCGTTGGAGAGCAGGTCGAGCGTGGCCGCTTGCTTGGCGACGACAAAGGGATTGCGCATCCCGAGCACGATCACTGACGTGCCGAGACGGATCCGGCTGGTGCGCGCCGCGAGATAGCCAAGCAGCGTCAGCGGTTCGATCACCCACGGATAGCGGTCCTTGAGGTCGGGACCGACGAGGACATGGTCGAGCGGCCAGACGCCCGAGAAACCTAACTCCTCGGCGACTTCCGTGATTTCCATGAGCTGCTTGAGGGTGACGCCTCGGTGACCGTTCGGCAGGGCGACATGGATATCCATGCCCCAACCCTACCTCCCCCCACAGCGGGGGAGGAAAGGAGCCCGGCTCTGCAGGCTAGGGCTCGGGAATGACTTCACCGATAGCGCGCCTGACCGCCCGCACGACCGCCTCGAGAGTCCGTCGAGATAAGCGCGGCCCGAGCGGCCCACGGTAAAGGAACTCGCGGTCGATGGTCGTGATCTCTTCGCAGAAAAGCACCCCGGGCCCAGCGAGGCCGCCGGTGCGGCCCGGCA
The nucleotide sequence above comes from Candidatus Dormiibacterota bacterium. Encoded proteins:
- a CDS encoding TIGR03619 family F420-dependent LLM class oxidoreductase — its product is MDIHVALPNGHRGVTLKQLMEITEVAEELGFSGVWPLDHVLVGPDLKDRYPWVIEPLTLLGYLAARTSRIRLGTSVIVLGMRNPFVVAKQAATLDLLSNGRFTLGLGAGYSEPEFRNIGASGVWTTRGKRLDEAILLFRHLWSGAQGPFDGQFYQYDEGYFGPPPPQGERLPILIGGASDAALRRAGTLGDVWQSTGLSPEDFGLRAEKVRRFANGRRVELGARTTLAGDPETVLAKIKAFQKAGAEHVCAYFGATVEDFVPGMRTFAREVMPAC
- a CDS encoding ABC transporter permease subunit, coding for MLWVNLGLISLTLALAFGLATVWRPQVAPVGRVMMTLGLQVTGILVVTWLLVERGQALAVRLPTPSAFEANLVTQVSSAAVASVELVLVSIVLGTCVGTALAAVAAWARQPWLELVLGVGSLVWVIPTFLLAIFAQDLQSAIYGLSGVNVSGSFGTATPTQLIWSSAVLAVRPAAYAFRQSRILIADQSRADYVRTALAKGLGWRSVVVRHIVRPAAAGLVLTAINSVRLMVGSLPLVEFFFAYPGLGRLLLTSLGVAYGQQAPQLDPAVAIGSAVVLASMLAILEAVSRLLGQRLDPRLAEVGS